From the Daucus carota subsp. sativus chromosome 8, DH1 v3.0, whole genome shotgun sequence genome, one window contains:
- the LOC108198983 gene encoding UDP-glycosyltransferase 85A8, with protein MSAAASSKPHALCIPYPAQGHITPMLKLAKLLHHKGFHISFVNTDFNHRRLVKSNGLQALDGLPDFRFYSIPDGLPPSNPDATQDVPLMCKYIPINCLAPFSKLISELNNTSVSHVPPVTCIVSDGVMSFTLKAAQQFGIPEVLFWTASACGLIAYMQYSQLVDRGYIPLQDTSHVTNGYLDTAIDWVPGMKDMKLKDFPRSIRTTDINDIVLNFFITETAALPKARALVINTFDTLEEDALKAISASQPHIYTVGPLHLLMKQIQDKRLMSISSSLWIEEDSCIDWLDKKEANSVVYVNFGSITTMTAEQLSEFAWGLANSGKHFLWIVRPDIIAGDTAKVPQEFVAETKERGRLASWCSQERVLKHPATGGFLTHSGWNSTIESIACGVPVICWPFFAEQQTNCKYSCVDWEIGMEIDNNVKRNEVEQLVRELMDCERGRELKKKALEWKKKAEAAASPGGSSDLSLDRLVDELLLAK; from the exons ATGTCAGCAGCAGCAAGCAGTAAGCCTCATGCCTTGTGCATACCATATCCTGCACAAGGTCACATAACTCCGATGCTAAAACTAGCCAAACTTCTTCACCACAAAGGCTTTCACATCTCATTTGTAAACACAGACTTTAACCACAGGCGCCTTGTCAAATCCAATGGCCTGCAAGCCCTGGATGGTTTGCCAGACTTCAGGTTCTACTCTATTCCTGATGGCCTGCCACCCTCGAATCCGGATGCAACTCAAGATGTTCCTCTCATGTGCAAGTACATTCCAATCAACTGTCTTGCTCCTTTTAGCAAACTCATTTCGGAACTAAATAACACTTCAGTATCCCATGTACCTCCTGTGACATGTATCGTTTCTGATGGTGTCATGAGCTTTACTCTGAAAGCTGCTCAACAGTTTGGTATTCCAGAAGTGCTGTTCTGGACAGCAAGCGCTTGCGGCCTCATAGCCTATATGCAGTACAGCCAGCTTGTGGACAGAGGCTATATACCTCTACAAG ATACCAGCCATGTAACAAATGGCTATCTAGATACAGCTATTGATTGGGTGCCAGGAATGAAAGATATGAAATTGAAGGATTTTCCGCGTTCCATTAGAACTACTGACATAAATGACATAGTCCTTAATTTCTTTATAACCGAGACTGCAGCGCTTCCTAAAGCTCGTGCACTTGTTATAAACACGTTTGACACTCTTGAAGAGGATGCACTGAAAGCAATTTCTGCAAGTCAACCACATATATACACAGTTGGACCTCTGCACTTATTAATGAAACAAATCCAGGATAAAAGACTTATGTCCATCAGCTCGAGTTTGTGGATAGAAGAAGATAGCTGCATTGACTGGCTTGACAAAAAAGAAGCAAACTCAGTTGTTTATGTGAACTTTGGTAGTATCACTACCATGACTGCGGAACAGCTCAGTGAATTTGCCTGGGGCTTAGCTAATAGCGGAAAGCACTTCTTGTGGATAGTCAGGCCGGATATAATTGCTGGTGACACGGCCAAGGTACCCCAGGAGTTTGTGGCTGAAACTAAAGAAAGAGGCAGGCTGGCAAGCTGGTGCTCTCAGGAACGAGTCCTGAAACACCCTGCTACTGGAGGATTTTTAACACACAGTGGATGGAATTCGACTATAGAGAGCATTGCGTGCGGTGTCCCAGTGATTTGTTGGCCCTTTTTTGCTGAACAACAGACGAACTGTAAGTATAGTTGTGTGGATTGGGAAATTGGAATGGAGATTGATAATAATGTGAAAAGAAATGAAGTAGAGCAGTTGGTGAGAGAGCTCATGGACTGCGAAAGAGGAAGGGAATTGAAGAAGAAAGCATTGGAGTGGAAAAAGAAAGCTGAAGCCGCTGCAAGCCCAGGTGGTTCTTCGGATTTAAGTTTAGATAGATTGGTCGACGAGCTGCTGCTAGCAAAGTAG